One stretch of Nicotiana tabacum cultivar K326 chromosome 18, ASM71507v2, whole genome shotgun sequence DNA includes these proteins:
- the LOC107827925 gene encoding uncharacterized protein LOC107827925, with translation MATETVSSDHPTSLEQVEKEVHEEVKTMDSPKDNEVKPKEDSPSQVLSSAESVENINIESVTPAIEEIKKKSDEEENSKVEEPAQTVIEEIKKKADEDEKPTIEEVKKTDEVETPKTEQQAPAITATEEVNKHVETPASDVTREEVVVLNKESAPEPEADSVPEEAVDVVKGELESEKVEIPQKESEKELQDKPTIEELQANEPQKAVAKEEEEEEVSEAEQNKERIVANVEDKLAEQPEVSEKIEQEPAETKPENTEAITDVLLKEEVGKVEEINDTKDVKTNQEDEKKSVVTEAKEVETCELPEKAPEVEIAPRGIELISENRNKKDEINLTTEVHEATEVEKKVNETTATVTEKSVEESQKPETETKVEEETAGEVEPKLEQKVKTDAAKDGEERKTLEEAFKEEVPPKTKQSNNLISKMKQSLVKAKKAIIGKSPSSKSETKNEVTAK, from the exons ATGGCTACTGAGACTGTATCATCAGATCATCCTACTTCCCTTGAG CAAGTTGAGAAGGAAGTGCATGAAGAGGTTAAGACAATGGACTCTCCGAAGGACAATGAAGTGAAACCTAAAGAGGACTCTCCAAGTCAAGTGTTGTCTTCTGCTGAATCAGTAGAAAACATAAATATAGAGAGTGTAACTCCAGCAAttgaagagataaagaagaagagTGATGAGGAAGAGAACTCGAAAGTAGAAGAACCAGCACAAACTGTTAtcgaagaaataaaaaagaaagctGATGAGGATGAGAAGCCAACAATAGAGGAGGTAAAGAAAACTGATGAGGTCGAGACGCCTAAAACTGAACAACAAGCACCAGCAATCACTGCTACTGAAGAAGTTAACAAGCATGTTGAGACTCCGGCTTCGGATGTTACAAGAGAAGAAGTTGTAGTATTAAACAAGGAATCCGCCCctgaacctgaagctgatagtGTTCCAGAAGAAGCAGTTGATGTTGTCAAAGGTGAATTAGAATCTGAAAAGGTTGAAATTCCACAGAAAGAATCTGAGAAAGAGCTGCAGGACAAACCAACGATAGAAGAATTACAGGCCAATGAACCACAGAAAGCTGtggcaaaagaagaagaagaagaagaagtttcaGAAGCagaacaaaataaggaaagaattgtTGCTAATGTAGAGGACAAACTGGCTGAACAACCAGAAGTTAGTGAGAAGATTGAGCAAGAACCTGCTGAGACTAAGCCTGAAAATACAGAGGCTATAACTGATGTACTATTGAAGGAGGAGGTGGGAAAGGTTGAAGAGATTAATGATACAAAAGATGTGAAAACTAATCAAGAAGATGAGAAGAAAAGTGTTGTAACTGAAGCAAAGGAAGTTGAAACATGTGAACTTCCTGAAAAAGCCCCAGAAGTTGAGATTGCTCCTAGAGGCATTGAACTAATTTCTGAGAATCGAAACAAGAAGGATGAGATAAATCTTACCACAGAAGTCCATGAAGCTACTGAAGTTGAGAAGAAAGTGAATGAGACCACTGCTACTGTTACTGAAAAATCAGTTGAAGAGTCTCAGAAGCCTGAGACAGAAACAAAAGTAGAAGAAGAAACTGCTGGAGAAGTTGAACCAAAGTTGGAGCAAAAGGTAAAAACAGATGCTGCTAAGGATGGTGAAGAAAGGAAAACTTTGGAAGAAGCTTTTAAAGAAGAAGTTCCACCCAAGACAAAGCAATCAAACAACCTTATTTCCAAGATGAAGCAGTCTCTTGTGAAGGCTAAGAAAGCAATCATAGGAAAGTCTCCAAGCTCCAAATCTGAAACAAAAAATGAAGTTACAGCCAAATAA
- the LOC107827926 gene encoding transcription factor PIF3-like, whose amino-acid sequence MPLSEFLKMARGKLESGQEKRSSTTDPSSSLEDELVELVWENGQIVMQSRSSRAKKSPTFINLPSSSLRVKDKFTGNSSTTKIGKFGVMDSMFDNMPLSVPNDEMELTEEDEMVPWLSYSANDSPQQDYHSPLLPEISGLTVNEPSGRRGFASMDKRGISNQMNGASHSVPIHNIVNSEQGNASKLSPSTFNLLCSGAPKKSSAPILPLGSRISDIISSNTSCNMPVSTFGYSNSSQASAGVIKSMKMQKQNIPGNSSSLLNFAHFSRPITGGSAVSGSSTIGARGNIERENGGSSRNRVSEVPFESYFSSEKENDVHSPPYMASSKVESKGSVGLHERACPIEQSDNLCGDSPSNNDMSRDQFTGANAIKEFPDGERNVEPVVVCSSVCSGSSAERASSDHPRTLKRKTRDNEESEFQSEDVEEESVGIKSAYPARGGAGSKRSRAAEVHNLSERRRRDRINEKMSALQDLIPNCNKVDKASMLDEAIEYLKTLQVQVQMMSMGAGLCAPPMMFPAGIQYMHAANVPQFSPMGLGMGMGFGMGKLEMNGGSPGCSIYPIPTMQGAHLHSPPVSGSATFPGVAGCNLHSFRHPGQGLPVSVPPASLVPLAGQPSTNAAVGLNITTAGVHTDVRNTSTLDPETKDALRTHI is encoded by the exons ATGCCTCTCTCTGAGTTCTTGAAAATGGCTAGAGGGAAGCTTGAATCTGGCCAGGAGAAAAGGTCATCCACAACTGATCCGTCCTCTAG TCTTGAGGATGAATTGGTAGAGCTAGTATGGGAAAATGGTCAAATTGTGATGCAAAGTCGGTCCAGCAGAGCTAAGAAGAGCCCTACTTTTATTAATCTTCCATCAAGCTCTCTGAGAGTTAAAGACAAGTTCACTGGGAATTCCTCAACCACAAAGATCGGAAAATTTGGTGTAATGGACTctatgtttgataatatgccatTATCTGTGCCCAATGATGAAATGGAGTTGACTGAAGAGGATGAAATGGTGCCTTGGTTGAGTTATTCTGCAAATGATAGCCCACAACAAGATTATCATTCTCCACTGTTACCAGAAATATCTGGTCTGACGGTCAATGAACCATCTGGTAGGAGAGGATTTGCATCAATGGATAAGAGAGGTATTTCTAATCAGATGAATGGGGCTTCACATAGTGTTCCCATTCATAACATTGTGAACTCAGAACAAGGAAATGCATCAAAGCTCTCTCCTTCTACATTTAACCTGTTATGTTCAGGGGCACCAAAGAAATCTTCGGCACCAATTCTGCCCCTAGGATCACGAATCTCAGATATTATTAGCAGTAATACTAGCTGCAATATGCCAGTTTCCACTTTTGGATATTCAAATTCAAGTCAAGCTTCAGCTGGTGTTATCAAAAGCATGAAGATGCAAAAGCAAAACATACCTGGAAATAGCTCCAGTTTGTTGAACTTCGCGCATTTCTCAAGACCTATTACTGGGGGTTCAGCTGTTTCAGGCTCGTCTACCATAGGAGCAAGGGGAAATATAGAGAGAGAGAATGGGGGAAGTAGCAGAAATCGTGTTAGTGAGGTACCATTTGAATCATACTTCAGTTCAGAAAAGGAAAATGATGTCCATTCTCCACCTTATATGGCATCTTCCAAAGTCGAGTCAAAAGGATCTGTCGGCCTTCACGAGAGGGCATGTCCCATTGAACAGTCTGATAATTTATGCGGAGATAGTCCAAGTAATAATGACATGTCTCGTGATCAATTTACTGGTGCAAATGCAATCAAAGAATTTCCTGATGGTGAGAGAAATGTTGAACCTGTAGTTGTGTGTTCATCTGTATGCTCTGGCAGTAGCGCAGAGAGAGCATCAAGTGATCATCCTCGTACTTTGAAAAGGAAAACTCGTGACAACGAGGAGTCTGAATTCCAAAGTGAA GATGTTGAAGAAGAATCTGTTGGTATCAAAAGCGCTTATCCTGCTCGAGGAGGTGCAGGTTCAAAGAGAAGCAGAGCTGCAGAAGTGCATAATCTATCTGAGCGG AGGCGAAGGGATAGGATTAATGAGAAGATGAGTGCATTACAGGATCTCATACCAAACTGCAATAAG GTGGATAAAGCCTCAATGCTCGATGAAgctattgaatacttgaagacaCTTCAAGTTCAAGTACAG ATGATGTCTATGGGAGCTGGGTTGTGTGCGCCACCAATGATGTTTCCTGCAGGAATTCAATACATGCATGCCGCCAATGTGCCACAATTTTCTCCGATGGGTTTAGGGATGGGAATGGGTTTTGGGATGGGTAAACTTGAGATGAATGGTGGATCCCCTGGCTGCTCTATTTATCCAATACCCACTATGCAAGGAGCACATCTTCACTCCCCACCAGTTTCTGGCTCCGCTACTTTTCCAGGAGTAGCTGGATGTAACCTTCACTCTTTTAGGCATCCTGGTCAAGGACTTCCAGTGTCGGTACCACCTGCATCTTTGGTTCCTTTGGCAGGGCAACCATCGACAAATGCAGCTGTGGGTTTAAATATCACAACTGCAGGAGTTCATACAGACGTACGGAATACTTCAACTTTAGACCCCGAAACCAAGGACGCACTAAGAACTCACATATAA